AGTCCGCGCCGCCTTGAGCTGCTGTCGCAGATTGGCGTGGTGCCCCATGCCGTGCGTCCCCCCGATATTGATGAAACGCCTGCCAAGGGCGAAATCCCACGCGCCTACGTCACCCGCATGGCCCGCGAAAAGGCGGCGGCAAGCGTTTGTGGCACGGATGAAGTCGTGCTCTGCGCCGACACGACCGTGGCAATGGGCCGCCGTATTCTGGGCAAGCCCGCCAATGCGGGCGAGGCGGCGGCGTTTCTTTACGCCCTGTCGGGGCGCCGTCACCGCGTGATCACCGCCGTGGCGGTGCGGTGTGGCGATGATATCCGCACCCGCGATGTGGTCACGACCGTGCAGTTCAAACGCCTGTCGGACACCGAAGTGAACGCCTATCTGGCGACAAACGACTGGGACGGTAAGGCAGGTGGATACGCCATCCAAGGCCCCGCAGGCGCGTTCATACCGTGGATCAACGGATCGTTCACCGGCGTTGTCGGCCTGCCACTGGCCGAAACCGCAGGCTTGCTGACGGCTGTGGGCTACCCCCTTTACGGAGGCGCACCATGAAAGGCCGCATGATCGTTCTGGACCATCTGGGTGACACCGAAGCCGCTGCATTGCTGGTCGAGGGCAAGCTGCATGACATCCTGGTTGATGATGCAGATGCCCCGCGCCCTGGTGCGATTTATCGCGCGATCTGCGACCGTCCGATCAAGGGGCAGGGCGGCATGATGTTGCGCCTACCCGAGGGCGGCACGGCGTTCCTGCGCGCGGCCAAGGGGCTTGCCCCCGGTCAGACGCTTCTGGTGCAGGTCACGGGCTACGCCGAAGATGGCAAGGCCCTGCCCGTGACGCAAAAGGTGCTGTTCAAAAGCCGCCATGCGATTGTCACCCCCGGCGCGCCGGGCCTGAACATCAGCCGCAGTATCAAGGACGATGATGCGCGCGACGAACTGCTGGCCATTGCCCATGCAGCGGACTTGCCTGATGGTTACGGATTGATCCTGCGCTCGTCCTGCCTTGGCGCTGACCCCGTTGAAATCGCTGACGATATTGATGCAATGGCCGGTTTGGCCGCTGCCGTGATGGCCGAGGCCGAAGGCAAATCAGCCGAGGCCCTGACCGATGGCGATGGCCCCCACGCCCTGGCCTGGCGCGAATGGGTCGCGCCCGCGCAGGTGGTCACCGATACGGGCGGTTTCGCGCGCGAAGGCGTGCTCGACCAGCTGGCCGCCCTTGGCGCACGTCACAAACTGGGCGAGGGCGGGATGTATGTCGAACCCACCCGCGCATTGGTCGCCGTTGATGTGAACACCGGTAATGATACCTCTCCTGCTGCGGCGTTGAAGGTCAATCTGGCAGCGGCCCGCGCCTTGCCGCTGGCCCTGCGCCTGCGCGGGCTTGGCGGGCAGATCGTGATTGATTTCGCGCCCATGTCCAAGGCGCACCGCAAACAGATCGAACAGGCGCTGCGGGCGGCCTTTCGCACCGACCCGATTGAAACGGCCCTTGTCGGCTGGACGCCGCTGGGCCACTTTGAACTGCAACGCAAACGCGAACGCCTGCCGCTGGGCGATCTGTTGGCAAAGGTGCTGTAATGGCCTGCCCGATCTGTGACAAACCCACCGATGCAAAATACCGCCCGTTCTGTTCGAAGCGCTGCGCGGATGTGGATTTGGCGAAATGGCTGGGCGGGGGCTATGCGATCCCGTCAACCGATCCCGAAGACGCCGAAAAAGCGCTTGATGAAGTGCTGCGTCAAACCGATCTACCGCCCGAAAAGCCGCACTAGACGTTTTCGCGCAAATCCCTCTGGACACCCTTGAACGGCTCGCCTAAACAACGCGCACCCACAACTCAGGTTGTTCCGGTGCCCGGGTAGCTCAGGGGTAGAGCAGTGGATTGAAAATCCTCGTGTCGGTGGTTCGATTCCGCCCCCGGGCACCAATAATACCCTGATATTGCTGGATAAATTCATTTGCGTTGATGCAAACAGAAAGCTCGAATAAGTTATACACAGTTATACACTTTGAAAGAGCTGATTTTGGCCCGAACATCGAAGGCGACAAAAAAGTCAATCGATTCAATCCAGTCGATCAAACATCTGCGTAAAGGGCTCTCCATCTACAAGACTGGTCGGAGCCCTTTTTGGTTTATTCGGCTGCGAGACCCCCTTGCTGGCAAGTACATCGTCCGGTCGTCTAAAGAGATATCCCGCCTTGATGCCATCGAAACAGCCCATGAGTTTGCTGACAACTTCCGTAGCAAGGCTAATAGCGAATTTGCCCAGCAGAAGGTCACAAGCTTTGAGCACTACGCCAAACTGCTGATGGCCTCCCAGAAGGGCAAGTCGAAGTGGTCTGACGGCGACGGCAAACTGCTAAACCGCCAGAAGGACGGCTTGATCGTCTATTTTGGCAGACATGATGTGACGAAGATCACGACTGGCATGGTCCGTGAATACTTGCTGCATCTGGATGACAACCGAGACAGGCCACTGGCTCAATCAACCAAATCCAAGCATGTCGTCATCATCCGAAAGGTCCTGTCACTGGCCGTTGAAGATGGGCTGATGAACCAACTGCCATTGATGCCGAAAATCAAGACTGTCGACACGCCCAGACATGCGTTCACGGACAATGAGTATATTCGGTTCTCAAAAGCGTCACTTGAATGCGCTGAACGGGGCGATGTCGTGAGAGGCGTTCAGATCACGACCCATCATGCCAAGATGTTCAAGTTCATCGTCCATAGCTTTCTACGTCCAACAGGAGGTGAACTGTTCGGGCTAAAGCACAAGGATATTCAATCACATTCCAGCCCAAATTATCTGGAAATGAACGTGAGGGGCGGCAAAACAGGCCAACGTACAAGTGTGACAATGCCACTGGCTAAAGCACTCTACGAAAGCATCAAGACCCCGCTAGAATGGCCGAATGTTGATCCTGAAGAATATGTCTGGATGCCCGAATACCCGAACAGAACGACAGCCATCAACACGGCTCGACGGTTGTTCAATCACATCTTGAAGGTGGCTAACTTGATTGATGCCGACCGGAAGCTTTCCCCCTATTCGCTTCGGCATTATGCGCTTCAAAGCCGCCTGCGTAGCTCTCACGGCAAGGTCAATATTCATACGCTGGCCCAAAATGCTGGCACGTCCGTCGATCAGCTAGAGCGCTTCTATCTTCACAAGATGGCCCCAACGCCGGAGATGATTGAGAACCTGCATTTCCGTGGTGAAACGAAGCCGACCCCGATCCTATCTTCAGAATCAAATGATCACCTCTCGTTTGAAGAGCATGACGAAGACTGATGGCCAACATTTGCAACATGATGCTCCGGCAAACCGCTGGCATATGGTAGTTCTAAAAAACCCAAATTTGAGCGATTTTTTGGCTGCAAAAAAAAATCGGAAAGCGTTGGGGAGGCTGCGCCCTATATCGCCGCCCCCCGGTATATAAAGCCGCTCTCAACCGCCCCCCGGGGGTGTTTCCCAAAGCCAGCGATGAACCCTTCAGCCACCCCTT
This portion of the Octadecabacter sp. SW4 genome encodes:
- a CDS encoding nucleoside triphosphate pyrophosphatase: MPDPRLKLVLGSGSPRRLELLSQIGVVPHAVRPPDIDETPAKGEIPRAYVTRMAREKAAASVCGTDEVVLCADTTVAMGRRILGKPANAGEAAAFLYALSGRRHRVITAVAVRCGDDIRTRDVVTTVQFKRLSDTEVNAYLATNDWDGKAGGYAIQGPAGAFIPWINGSFTGVVGLPLAETAGLLTAVGYPLYGGAP
- a CDS encoding ribonuclease E/G codes for the protein MKGRMIVLDHLGDTEAAALLVEGKLHDILVDDADAPRPGAIYRAICDRPIKGQGGMMLRLPEGGTAFLRAAKGLAPGQTLLVQVTGYAEDGKALPVTQKVLFKSRHAIVTPGAPGLNISRSIKDDDARDELLAIAHAADLPDGYGLILRSSCLGADPVEIADDIDAMAGLAAAVMAEAEGKSAEALTDGDGPHALAWREWVAPAQVVTDTGGFAREGVLDQLAALGARHKLGEGGMYVEPTRALVAVDVNTGNDTSPAAALKVNLAAARALPLALRLRGLGGQIVIDFAPMSKAHRKQIEQALRAAFRTDPIETALVGWTPLGHFELQRKRERLPLGDLLAKVL
- a CDS encoding DNA gyrase inhibitor YacG, which codes for MACPICDKPTDAKYRPFCSKRCADVDLAKWLGGGYAIPSTDPEDAEKALDEVLRQTDLPPEKPH
- a CDS encoding site-specific integrase yields the protein MKELILARTSKATKKSIDSIQSIKHLRKGLSIYKTGRSPFWFIRLRDPLAGKYIVRSSKEISRLDAIETAHEFADNFRSKANSEFAQQKVTSFEHYAKLLMASQKGKSKWSDGDGKLLNRQKDGLIVYFGRHDVTKITTGMVREYLLHLDDNRDRPLAQSTKSKHVVIIRKVLSLAVEDGLMNQLPLMPKIKTVDTPRHAFTDNEYIRFSKASLECAERGDVVRGVQITTHHAKMFKFIVHSFLRPTGGELFGLKHKDIQSHSSPNYLEMNVRGGKTGQRTSVTMPLAKALYESIKTPLEWPNVDPEEYVWMPEYPNRTTAINTARRLFNHILKVANLIDADRKLSPYSLRHYALQSRLRSSHGKVNIHTLAQNAGTSVDQLERFYLHKMAPTPEMIENLHFRGETKPTPILSSESNDHLSFEEHDED